In Streptomyces sp. Li-HN-5-11, the sequence CCGCGAGGAGGACGTCGTCTCGTAGCGGGTCTGGGACCCGGTCCCGGCCCTGCCGGCGTCCGCCTGCCGCTCCGCCATGACCTGCGTCGTCGGCGCCGCGGAGGCGGCCGCTCTCGCAGGCGCGTCCACCGTCGCGTTCGCGGAGGGGACGAACCACAGGGCGCCCAGCAGGGTGCCCGCTGCGGTGGCGGTCAGCATCGTACGGCGAGCGGATGACACGGAATATCGATCCCCTTGTGGCGCTGGCGAATTGGCCGTGGAGTGATGTTAGTGAAAATCGCGGGTCACGGGAAAGTCACGGGACGTTTGGGCCGTACTCTCCGGTCATGAGCACTCCAGAGACATCACGTTTTGTTCGC encodes:
- a CDS encoding LPXTG cell wall anchor domain-containing protein — protein: MLTATAAGTLLGALWFVPSANATVDAPARAAASAAPTTQVMAERQADAGRAGTGSQTRYETTSSSRDATELADTGSIDTTPYVVGGTLFLAVGAGFVVYSVRRERLGF